Part of the Acidimicrobiales bacterium genome, GACGACCTGGGGCTCCTCGTCGGTCCACGGCGCGGTGAGCGCCTGCTCGAAGCCGAGGACGTCGGCCAGGCTGCGCCCCCGCTCCCACGCCTCCAGCAGGCCGGCGATCCCGGCCAGCGAGTAGCCCTGGTCCTGGAGCTGGGCGATCAGGCGCAGGCGGCCGAGGTGGCCCTCGTCGTAGTGCCCGACCCGGCCGACCAGGCGGGGCGGAGGCAGCAGGCCGATCGTCTGGTGGTTGCGGATGGTCCGGGTGGTGACGCCGGCCCGGCGGGCCAGCTCGTCGATCGTCATCCCCGGCTCGGAGCGCCCTTCGCCGAGGTCCTCGCTGCTGCCGTCGCCCGCCACGGACGCCACCGTACCACATGGTGCCATCCCGTCAAGTTACATCGTTTCGGGTAACGGTTCCGAGGCTCTACGGTGGGGCCGTGCCCGACCGCGACGTCAAGCACCCGATCACGATGATGGCGGACCGGCTGCTGGTCCAGCTCCCCCAGACCGAGGGGGAGCGCCGCTCCCGGGCCGGCATCCTCATCCCGGCCACCGCCCAGATCGGCAAGCGCCTCACCTGGGCCGAGGTGGTGGCGGTGGGGCCCCACGTGCGCAACGTCCGCCCCGGCGACTGGGTGCTGTTCAACCCCGAGGACCGCTTCGAGGTCGAGGTCCGCAACGAGGAGTACCTCATCCTCCGCGAGCGGGACATCCATGCCGTGGCCAGCGATCGCAACGAGGACGCGACGGGGCTCTACCTGTGAGCTCCGCCCTCACTCGCTCGCTGCGCTCGCCCCGTTCGGGCGGGTACGACGGTGCTCCGTCGGGTCGGCGGAGCCGTCCCGGCTCCGGGCGGGCGTCGTGAGCCCCGAGTCCTCCCTTCCCACCGGGATGGACGACGTGAGGTACGACGCCGCCGGGCTGGTCCCCGCCGTCGCCCAGGACCGGGCAACGGGCAGGGTCTTGATGCTGGCCTGGATGAACGAGGACACCCTGCGGGAGACCCTGGAGACGGGCCGCATGGTCTACTGGAGCCGGTCGCGCCAGGAGCGGTGGGCCAAGGGCGACACGTCGGGGGACGTCCAGACGGTGGTCGAGGCGTCGTACGACTGCGACGGCGACACGCTCCTGTTCGTCGTCGACCAGGCCGGGAAGGGTGCCTGCCACACCGGCGAGTTCACCTGCTTCTTCCGCCGCTTCGGTGTTCCAGCCCGGTAGGGACGTCTTCCGCTCCCTGGCCCGCACTGCCGCCGTGGTGCCGGTGTGGCGGGAGATCCTGGGCGACCTCACCACCCCCGTGGCCGGCTTCCTGCGGGTGGTGGGCGACGAGGCCGGCTTCTTGTTCGAGTCGGTGGAGCACGGCGAGCGCTGGAGCCGGTGGTCGTTCGTGGGCCGCAATCCCTCGGCCACCCTGGTCGCCCGGTCGGGCCGCATCGAGGTCGAGGGACGCCTGCCCGAGGGCGTCCCCCTCGACCGGGGGGTGCTGGCGGCGGTCGACGGGCTGCTCGCCGCCTACCGGTCGCCCGCCGTCCCCGAGCTGCCCCCGCTGCACGGCGGCGTGGTCGGCTACCTGGGCTACGACGTCGTGCGGGAGGTCGAGCGCCTCACCGACGTGCCGCCCGACGACCAGGGCCACCCCGACGCCGTCCTCTCGGTGGTCGGCGAGATCGCCGCCTACGACCACTGGCGCCAGCGGGTGACGCTGGTGGCCAACGCCGTCGTCCCGCCCGGCGCCGGGCAGGACGAGCTCGACGACCTCTACGACGCCACCGTGGCCCGCCTCGACCGCATGGCCGCCGACGGCGCCCGGGCGCTCGACGAGCCGGTGGTGGAGCCGCCCGAGCGGGACGAGCCGCCGCCCGACGTGCGCCGCACGATCTCCACGGAGGTCTACGCGGCGGCGGTGGCGGCGGCCAAGGAGCGCATCCTGGACGGCGACATCTTCCAGGTCGTGCTCTCCATGCGCTTCGACCTCGACCTGGGCGCCGACCCCTTCGACGTCTACCGGGCCCTGCGCCAGGTGAACCCCTCGCCGTACATGTACTTCCTCCGCCACCGCCAGATCACCGTGGTCGGGTCGTCGCCCGAGCCCATGGTGCAGCTGCGGGGCGAGCGGGTGGTGTCCCGGCCCATCGCCGGGACCCGGCGGCGGGGTCGCACCGACGAGGAGGACCGGCGGCTGGCCGCCGAGCTCCGCGAGCACCCCAAGGAGTTGGCCGAGCACGTGATGCTGGTCGACCTGGCCCGCAACGACGTGGGCCGGGTGGCCCGCTTCGGCACCGAGAAGGTGGACGAGCTGCTCACCCTGGAGCGGTACAGCCACGTCATGCACCTGACCTCCCAGGTGTCGGCGACGGTGGTGGAGGGCACCGGCCCGGTGGACGTGCTGCGGGCCACCTTCCCGGCCGGCACCGTGTCCGGCGCGCCCAAGGTGAAGGCCATGGAGATCATCGACGCGCTGGAGCCGACCAAACGCGGCCCCTACGCCGGGGTGGTCGGCTACTTCGACTTCTCCGGGAACCTCGACACGGCCATCGCCATCCGCACGATGACGGTCGGGCCCGACGGGCGGGCCAGCGTGCAGGCGGGGGCGGGCATCGTCGCCGACAGCGACCCCGCCCTGGAGGACCTGGAGTGTCGCAACAAGGCGGCCGCTCTCCTGGCCGCCGTGCCCGCCGCCCGGCGGATGACGGCCGCCCGGCGCGCCGCCGGCGCGACGGCGCCCGTCGGCGGTGTCAGTTGACCGAGGGGTCCACCGGGTAGTCGGCGTACATCGCCAGCCGAGGCCGCTGGCGCCGCAGGACGGTGGTCCACAGGCGCTCGGGCTGCCGGCTGCACGCGTCCTCCGGGAGGGCGTCGACCACCCACCAGGCGCCGGCCTCGATCTCGCCCTCGAGCTGGCCGGCGCCCCACCCCGCGTAGCCGGCGAACAGGCGCAGGTCCTCGACGGCGGGCAGGAGGTCGTCGGGGCCGCGGCCCAGGTCGACGATGCCGACGCCGCCCACCAGCGGCCGCCACCGCTCCTCGACGTCGGTGGCCCCCCGCCGGGCCAGGCCGATGACCGCCTTCTGTTCCACCGGGCCGCCCACGAAGATCACCGACGGGTCGGCGGTGAGGTCGTCCCACTCGGGAAGCGGCTCGCGCACCTCGGTGTCGCTCGGGCGGTTGAGCACCAGCCCCACGGCGCCCTCGTCGGCGTGTTCGAGGATGAGCACCACCGTGCGGTCGAAGTTGG contains:
- a CDS encoding co-chaperone GroES, encoding MPDRDVKHPITMMADRLLVQLPQTEGERRSRAGILIPATAQIGKRLTWAEVVAVGPHVRNVRPGDWVLFNPEDRFEVEVRNEEYLILRERDIHAVASDRNEDATGLYL
- the hisI gene encoding phosphoribosyl-AMP cyclohydrolase, producing MDDVRYDAAGLVPAVAQDRATGRVLMLAWMNEDTLRETLETGRMVYWSRSRQERWAKGDTSGDVQTVVEASYDCDGDTLLFVVDQAGKGACHTGEFTCFFRRFGVPAR
- a CDS encoding chorismate-binding protein, yielding MFQPGRDVFRSLARTAAVVPVWREILGDLTTPVAGFLRVVGDEAGFLFESVEHGERWSRWSFVGRNPSATLVARSGRIEVEGRLPEGVPLDRGVLAAVDGLLAAYRSPAVPELPPLHGGVVGYLGYDVVREVERLTDVPPDDQGHPDAVLSVVGEIAAYDHWRQRVTLVANAVVPPGAGQDELDDLYDATVARLDRMAADGARALDEPVVEPPERDEPPPDVRRTISTEVYAAAVAAAKERILDGDIFQVVLSMRFDLDLGADPFDVYRALRQVNPSPYMYFLRHRQITVVGSSPEPMVQLRGERVVSRPIAGTRRRGRTDEEDRRLAAELREHPKELAEHVMLVDLARNDVGRVARFGTEKVDELLTLERYSHVMHLTSQVSATVVEGTGPVDVLRATFPAGTVSGAPKVKAMEIIDALEPTKRGPYAGVVGYFDFSGNLDTAIAIRTMTVGPDGRASVQAGAGIVADSDPALEDLECRNKAAALLAAVPAARRMTAARRAAGATAPVGGVS
- a CDS encoding YqgE/AlgH family protein yields the protein MTPDAPLTGRLLVATPALGDPNFDRTVVLILEHADEGAVGLVLNRPSDTEVREPLPEWDDLTADPSVIFVGGPVEQKAVIGLARRGATDVEERWRPLVGGVGIVDLGRGPDDLLPAVEDLRLFAGYAGWGAGQLEGEIEAGAWWVVDALPEDACSRQPERLWTTVLRRQRPRLAMYADYPVDPSVN